The proteins below are encoded in one region of Serratia symbiotica:
- the yhdP gene encoding AsmA2 domain-containing protein YhdP — MRRLPGILLATGTTVIVIVALLISGLRLVLPELNHYRPQLLAKVASLSGVPVQVDFMQGSWQAYGPRLEMRNIGATLPKGNLRIERLTLALDVWQSLLHWRWQFRDLTFHQFQLDLNVTLGGDDHQANPIEPGEISDLVLRQLDHFDLRDSRISFLTPAGARAELDIPQLTWLNSRNRHRAEGQISLSTLNGQHGVVQLRMDLRDNQGLLNTGTIYLQADNIDIKPWFTRWLHANTGLENADFSLAAWLQIQNGEIAGGNALLKQGTANWGTGTKQHQLDVDNLVLSMRRQSTGWQIDVPQWRLSTDGQAWPQGALYALWLPESTASSQNAELRIRATDIQLERLSALLPTFSFLSPELLERWNDVQPQGKLTALALDIPVKQPEQTRFQALWQDVSWQPWKLLPGIDHFSGVLSGGVAEGHLTLSLNDSTLPYGDMFRAPLEISSAHGALTWRYHDQGWELASEGLEVKAKSLWVNGDFRYQQPAKGTPWLSILAGIRLYNGADAWRYFPEPLMGKPLVDYLSRAIQGGQVDNATLIYAGDPQHFPYHKNEGLFEVLVPLRHSTFQFQPGWPVLTDLAIDLDFINDGLWMQAAHTKLGKVDGKNVSAVIPDYLKERLLIDAELVGAGTDVHDYFKQTPLQDSLGAALDELQLGGNVSGRLHLDIPLDGEQVRATGEVALHNNSLRVKPLGSELHQLSGKFRFDNGNLQSDTLSANWFGQPMVVDFNTQEGERDYKVDVSLKADWQPAKFLGLPQDLADKLGGSASWQSRIAIVLPHQGRVSYDIGVDADLTKVSSHLPSPLGKPAGEALPLRVKVSGGLNGFTLTGSTGKQSHFNSEWLFAKKQVTLARAAWQNAGSGAPPLPTSKSLTLSLPPLDGGQWLALLAPVLKQGGGLGGFSFPNTVVLKTPQLLLGGQVWHKLTLSAEQQHGRVQVSAKGNEVDGSLQMVDRGPWRANITYLYYNPQFANGKSPLAAVDPKAERISLRNWPALMLRCKSCWLLGQNLGKVEADLTHQGDSLMLEHGLIDTGKGRMTASGQWKQGIQGARSSLKGKLLGSKFDETTAFLGITTPLKCGPYNVDFDLYWHGQPWQPQVDTLSGTLQVKIGKGEIDSIGGGRAGQLLRLVSFDALLRKLQFDFSDTFGKGFYFDSIRSTASLKDGIMHTDDLLVDGLAADIAMSGQIDLSRNRIDMEAVVAPAISATVGVATAFVVNPIVGAAVFAASQVLGPLWSKISLIRYHISGDLEQPKINEVLRKPKKDKAP; from the coding sequence GTGAGGCGACTGCCTGGGATTTTGTTAGCAACAGGCACCACGGTGATTGTTATTGTGGCGTTGCTGATCAGCGGGCTGCGCTTGGTGCTGCCCGAACTGAACCACTATCGCCCGCAGTTGCTGGCGAAAGTAGCCAGTCTCTCCGGCGTACCCGTGCAGGTTGATTTTATGCAAGGTAGTTGGCAAGCCTACGGCCCACGGCTGGAAATGCGCAACATAGGTGCCACTCTGCCCAAAGGCAACCTGCGTATTGAACGCCTTACACTAGCGCTGGACGTGTGGCAATCGCTGTTGCACTGGCGTTGGCAGTTTCGCGACCTCACATTCCACCAATTCCAGCTTGATCTGAACGTCACACTGGGCGGTGACGACCATCAAGCTAACCCTATTGAACCGGGGGAAATCAGCGATCTGGTGCTGCGCCAGCTCGATCATTTTGACCTGCGCGACAGCCGCATCTCTTTCCTAACGCCCGCTGGCGCACGCGCCGAATTAGACATTCCGCAGCTCACCTGGCTCAACAGCCGCAACCGCCATCGCGCTGAAGGGCAGATTAGCCTATCGACGCTGAACGGTCAGCATGGCGTGGTACAATTGCGCATGGATCTACGTGATAACCAAGGATTATTGAATACCGGTACAATTTATCTTCAAGCCGACAATATCGACATCAAGCCCTGGTTTACCCGCTGGCTGCATGCCAACACCGGACTGGAAAATGCAGATTTTAGCCTGGCGGCTTGGTTGCAGATCCAGAATGGCGAAATCGCTGGCGGCAATGCGCTACTGAAGCAAGGAACGGCTAACTGGGGTACAGGCACCAAACAACACCAGTTGGACGTGGATAATTTGGTGCTGTCGATGCGCCGTCAGAGTACGGGGTGGCAGATCGATGTGCCTCAGTGGCGGCTGAGCACCGATGGGCAGGCTTGGCCGCAGGGTGCGCTTTACGCACTGTGGCTACCGGAAAGCACCGCGTCGAGCCAGAACGCAGAATTGCGTATACGTGCGACGGACATTCAGCTAGAGCGCCTGTCGGCATTGTTGCCGACCTTCTCGTTCCTTAGCCCGGAGTTGCTGGAGCGCTGGAATGATGTACAGCCGCAGGGCAAGCTTACGGCGCTGGCGCTGGACATCCCAGTGAAACAGCCGGAACAGACCCGCTTTCAGGCTCTTTGGCAGGATGTCAGTTGGCAGCCTTGGAAACTATTGCCCGGCATCGATCACTTCTCCGGTGTGTTGAGCGGCGGGGTGGCAGAGGGGCACCTGACGCTAAGTCTTAACGACAGCACGTTGCCCTACGGCGACATGTTCCGCGCCCCGTTGGAAATTAGCAGCGCACATGGTGCGCTGACCTGGCGTTACCACGATCAAGGCTGGGAATTGGCGAGCGAGGGGCTAGAGGTCAAAGCCAAATCACTGTGGGTCAACGGCGATTTTCGCTACCAGCAGCCAGCCAAGGGCACCCCTTGGCTAAGTATCCTAGCGGGCATCCGCCTGTATAACGGCGCGGACGCTTGGCGTTACTTCCCGGAACCGCTGATGGGCAAACCACTGGTGGATTACCTCAGTAGAGCCATTCAGGGCGGGCAAGTAGATAACGCCACACTGATCTACGCAGGCGATCCACAGCACTTCCCGTATCACAAAAACGAAGGCCTGTTTGAGGTGTTGGTTCCTTTGCGTCATTCGACCTTCCAGTTCCAGCCGGGCTGGCCGGTGCTGACCGATCTGGCGATCGACCTCGATTTCATCAACGACGGGCTGTGGATGCAAGCGGCGCACACCAAGCTGGGTAAGGTTGACGGCAAAAATGTCAGTGCGGTGATCCCAGACTACCTTAAGGAACGGTTGCTGATTGACGCCGAGCTGGTGGGAGCTGGTACTGACGTTCACGACTATTTCAAACAGACCCCGCTGCAAGATTCGCTTGGCGCAGCGCTAGATGAATTGCAACTTGGCGGCAATGTCAGCGGGCGTTTACATCTTGATATCCCGCTGGATGGCGAACAGGTGAGAGCCACGGGGGAAGTGGCTTTACACAACAACTCGCTGCGGGTGAAGCCGCTGGGAAGCGAACTGCATCAACTGAGCGGCAAATTTCGCTTTGACAATGGCAACCTACAAAGCGACACCCTGTCGGCCAACTGGTTTGGGCAGCCGATGGTCGTGGACTTCAATACTCAAGAAGGCGAACGCGATTACAAAGTTGACGTTAGTTTGAAGGCCGACTGGCAGCCAGCCAAGTTTCTCGGCCTGCCGCAGGACCTGGCCGACAAGCTTGGCGGCAGCGCGTCTTGGCAGAGTCGGATTGCTATTGTGCTACCGCATCAGGGTAGGGTCAGTTATGACATCGGCGTAGATGCGGATCTCACAAAAGTAAGCAGTCACTTACCTTCTCCGTTAGGCAAACCAGCGGGTGAAGCACTGCCATTGAGGGTGAAGGTCAGCGGTGGGTTGAACGGCTTTACGCTGACTGGCAGCACGGGTAAACAGAGTCATTTCAATAGTGAATGGCTTTTTGCCAAAAAGCAGGTGACGCTGGCACGCGCCGCATGGCAAAACGCCGGTAGCGGCGCACCGCCGCTACCGACCAGCAAGTCGCTGACCCTCAGCCTACCGCCACTAGACGGCGGGCAATGGCTGGCGTTATTAGCGCCAGTGCTGAAACAGGGTGGCGGCTTGGGCGGCTTCAGTTTCCCAAACACTGTGGTGCTTAAAACGCCACAGTTGCTGCTGGGCGGCCAGGTTTGGCACAAGCTAACACTATCGGCCGAGCAGCAGCACGGTAGAGTGCAGGTGAGCGCCAAGGGCAACGAAGTGGACGGCAGCCTACAGATGGTGGATCGCGGGCCGTGGCGTGCCAATATCACCTATCTCTATTACAACCCACAGTTTGCGAACGGCAAAAGCCCGCTGGCGGCGGTTGACCCTAAGGCTGAGAGGATCTCCTTGCGCAACTGGCCTGCGCTGATGCTGCGCTGCAAGTCATGCTGGTTGCTGGGGCAAAACCTCGGCAAGGTTGAGGCCGATCTGACTCATCAGGGAGATAGCCTGATGCTGGAGCACGGGCTGATCGACACTGGCAAGGGGCGTATGACCGCCAGCGGCCAGTGGAAGCAAGGTATACAGGGAGCGCGCAGCTCACTGAAAGGCAAGCTACTGGGCAGCAAGTTCGACGAAACCACCGCCTTCCTTGGCATTACCACGCCGCTGAAATGCGGGCCATATAATGTGGATTTTGATCTGTACTGGCATGGGCAGCCCTGGCAGCCACAGGTGGATACCCTCAGCGGTACATTGCAGGTCAAGATAGGCAAGGGCGAGATTGACAGCATCGGCGGTGGTCGCGCTGGGCAACTGCTGCGCCTGGTGAGTTTTGACGCGTTGTTGCGCAAGTTGCAGTTCGATTTCAGCGACACCTTCGGCAAAGGTTTTTACTTTGATTCCATCCGCAGTACCGCATCGCTGAAAGATGGCATAATGCATACCGATGACTTATTGGTTGACGGATTGGCGGCGGATATCGCCATGAGCGGTCAGATTGACCTGTCGCGCAACCGGATCGATATGGAAGCGGTGGTGGCACCGGCGATTTCAGCCACCGTTGGCGTAGCAACGGCGTTTGTCGTCAACCCCATCGTCGGTGCAGCGGTGTTTGCTGCTTCGCAGGTGTTGGGGCCATTATGGAGCAAGATTTCCTTGATTCGTTACCACATTAGCGGCGATCTGGAACAGCCGAAAATCAACGAAGTATTGCGTAAGCCAAAGAAGGATAAAGCGCCATGA
- the tldD gene encoding metalloprotease TldD has product MSLTFVSEQLLAANKLSHQDLYQVLGQLAERRLDYADLYFQSSYHEAWMIEDGIIKDGSYNIDQGVGIRAVSGEKTGFAYADQITLNALQQSAQAARSIVRDSGNGRAHTLGEISHQARYPLLDPLQSLSREEKIALLHRVDKVARNTDPRVQEVSANITGIYEQMLVAATDGTLAADVRPLVRLSVNVLVEQDGKRERGSSGGGGRFGYDYFLENIDGETRADTYAKEAVRMALVNLIAVAAPAGNMPVVLGAGWPGVLLHEAVGHGLEGDFNRRGTSVFSGQMGQRVASELCTVVDDGTLQGYRGSLAIDDEGVPGQYNVLIENGILKGYMQDKLNARLMGMAPTGNGRRESYAHLPMPRMTNTYMLAGKSIPEEIIASVEYGLYAPNFGGGQVDITSGKFVFSTTEAYLIEKGRITKPVKGATLIGSGIEAMQQISMVGNDLALDKGVGVCGKEGQSVPVGIGQPTLKLDSLTVGGTA; this is encoded by the coding sequence ATGAGTCTGACATTTGTCAGTGAGCAGTTACTTGCGGCGAATAAGCTGAGCCATCAAGACCTATACCAGGTACTGGGCCAACTGGCAGAACGCCGCCTCGATTACGCTGACCTTTATTTTCAGTCCAGCTATCACGAAGCTTGGATGATTGAAGACGGCATCATCAAGGATGGGTCTTACAATATCGATCAGGGTGTCGGGATTCGCGCCGTTAGCGGCGAGAAAACCGGTTTTGCCTATGCTGACCAGATCACCCTAAATGCGTTGCAGCAAAGCGCCCAGGCAGCGCGCAGCATCGTGCGCGACAGCGGCAATGGCAGGGCACACACCCTGGGTGAAATCAGCCATCAGGCGCGGTATCCGTTGCTCGATCCGTTGCAGAGCCTGTCGCGCGAAGAGAAAATTGCCCTGTTGCACCGCGTTGACAAAGTAGCGCGTAACACCGACCCACGCGTGCAAGAAGTGAGCGCCAACATAACCGGCATCTACGAGCAGATGCTGGTAGCGGCTACCGACGGCACCTTGGCGGCGGATGTGCGCCCACTGGTGCGCCTTTCCGTCAATGTGCTGGTGGAACAAGACGGCAAGCGTGAACGCGGTTCCAGCGGTGGCGGTGGCCGTTTCGGTTATGACTACTTCTTAGAAAACATTGACGGCGAAACGCGCGCCGACACCTACGCCAAAGAGGCGGTGCGCATGGCGCTGGTGAACCTTATCGCTGTGGCAGCCCCTGCAGGCAATATGCCGGTGGTACTGGGAGCTGGCTGGCCGGGAGTACTGTTGCACGAAGCGGTAGGCCATGGCCTGGAAGGCGATTTCAACCGGCGCGGCACCTCAGTATTCAGTGGCCAGATGGGCCAACGGGTGGCTTCCGAATTGTGCACTGTGGTGGATGATGGCACCCTACAGGGGTACCGTGGTTCGTTGGCCATTGATGATGAAGGTGTGCCGGGTCAGTACAACGTGTTGATCGAGAACGGCATTCTGAAAGGCTACATGCAAGATAAACTCAATGCGCGCTTGATGGGCATGGCACCAACTGGCAATGGACGCCGTGAGTCCTACGCACATCTGCCGATGCCGCGTATGACCAATACCTACATGCTGGCGGGCAAGTCAATACCTGAAGAGATCATCGCCAGCGTTGAGTACGGCCTGTATGCGCCGAACTTTGGCGGTGGTCAAGTGGATATCACCTCCGGCAAATTTGTATTCTCCACCACCGAAGCTTACCTGATCGAGAAAGGCCGCATCACCAAACCAGTGAAGGGTGCCACGCTGATCGGCTCCGGTATTGAGGCGATGCAACAGATTTCAATGGTTGGCAATGATCTGGCGTTGGATAAAGGTGTCGGCGTCTGCGGCAAAGAAGGGCAAAGTGTGCCGGTGGGTATCGGCCAACCTACCTTGAAGCTGGACAGCCTGACGGTCGGCGGCACAGCGTAG
- the fpr gene encoding ferredoxin--NADP(+) reductase, whose translation MAEWVNGKVVKVEQWTSGLFSITINAPIAPFIAGQFTKLALEIDGISVQRAYSYVNAPSSPNLEFYLVTVPEGKLSPRLAQLRPGSEVMLTKEAAGFFVLDEVPECETLWMLATGTAIGPYLSILQEGTGLERIKQVVLVHAARFAHDLSYLPLMQQLQQHYNGKMRIQTIVSREATANALTGRIPALIEDGCLEAVVGLTIDADTSHVMLCGNPQMVRDTQKILQEQRQMRKHLRRKPGHITSEHYW comes from the coding sequence ATGGCTGAATGGGTTAACGGCAAGGTTGTAAAGGTAGAACAATGGACTAGCGGGCTGTTTAGCATCACCATTAACGCGCCGATCGCTCCTTTTATCGCAGGACAATTTACCAAACTGGCACTGGAAATCGATGGCATAAGTGTGCAACGTGCCTATTCCTACGTCAACGCTCCCAGCAGCCCAAACTTGGAGTTTTACCTGGTTACCGTACCGGAGGGCAAGTTGAGTCCAAGGCTCGCTCAATTGCGCCCTGGCTCGGAGGTGATGCTCACCAAGGAAGCAGCCGGGTTCTTCGTGCTAGATGAAGTCCCTGAGTGTGAAACGCTGTGGATGTTGGCGACCGGCACTGCCATCGGCCCTTACCTGTCAATTTTACAGGAAGGCACCGGGCTGGAGCGAATCAAACAAGTGGTGCTGGTGCATGCCGCTCGTTTTGCACACGATCTGAGCTACCTGCCGCTGATGCAGCAATTGCAGCAGCACTACAACGGCAAGATGCGCATTCAGACTATTGTCAGCCGCGAAGCAACAGCTAATGCCCTGACCGGGCGCATACCCGCACTGATCGAGGATGGCTGTCTGGAAGCTGTAGTAGGATTAACTATCGACGCCGACACCAGCCATGTGATGCTGTGTGGCAACCCACAGATGGTGCGCGATACCCAGAAAATCCTGCAAGAGCAACGCCAGATGCGCAAACACCTGCGCCGCAAGCCGGGGCATATCACCAGCGAACACTACTGGTGA
- the emrD gene encoding multidrug efflux MFS transporter EmrD: protein MKKIENLHLLVMLILLVAVGQMAQTIYVPVIADIAHDLSVLPGTVQHVMAAYLMTYGFSQLIYGPLSDSIGRRPVILAGMMIFLIGSLGALLSNGLSMLVVTSAIQGMGTGVAGVMARTLPRDLYASIALRYANSLLNMGILISPLLAPLIGGALAMLFGWRANYAFLLALGIGVTYAMFRWLPETRPALTEKRRMLASFRQLLADGTFTCYLVMLIGALAGIVVFEASCGVLMGGILGLSGVTVSILFILPIPAAFFGAWYAGRDGKTFHSLMWHAVLSCLLAGLMMWTPSWFGVMNIWTLIVPATLFFFGAGMMFPLATTGAMEPFPYLAGAAGALVGGMQNLGSGLAAWFSATLPQTGQFSLGLLMFAMALLILLCWWPLSNRVQHQDNTR, encoded by the coding sequence ATGAAAAAAATTGAAAATCTTCACCTGTTGGTGATGCTTATCCTGTTGGTGGCCGTTGGGCAAATGGCGCAAACTATCTATGTTCCCGTTATTGCTGATATCGCGCATGATCTGTCGGTTCTCCCCGGCACCGTGCAGCATGTGATGGCAGCATATCTGATGACCTACGGCTTTTCTCAACTGATTTACGGCCCGCTGTCAGATAGCATAGGTCGTCGGCCGGTGATCTTGGCCGGGATGATGATCTTCCTGATCGGCTCGCTGGGGGCTTTGCTATCCAACGGATTATCCATGCTGGTGGTTACCAGCGCCATTCAGGGCATGGGTACCGGCGTAGCGGGGGTAATGGCGCGTACCTTGCCGCGTGACCTGTACGCTAGCATTGCACTACGTTATGCCAATAGCCTGCTGAATATGGGTATCCTGATCAGCCCACTGCTTGCACCGCTGATCGGTGGGGCATTGGCGATGCTATTTGGCTGGCGTGCTAACTATGCTTTCCTGCTAGCGTTGGGCATTGGGGTCACCTACGCCATGTTCCGCTGGCTACCAGAAACCCGGCCAGCGCTGACGGAAAAGCGCCGCATGTTGGCCAGCTTCCGCCAACTGCTGGCAGATGGCACCTTTACCTGTTATTTGGTGATGCTGATCGGCGCATTGGCGGGGATTGTGGTGTTTGAAGCCAGTTGTGGCGTATTGATGGGGGGCATACTGGGCCTGAGCGGCGTAACCGTTAGCATCTTGTTTATCTTGCCGATCCCTGCGGCGTTCTTCGGTGCCTGGTACGCCGGACGTGATGGAAAAACTTTCCACAGCTTGATGTGGCACGCGGTACTCAGTTGCCTGCTGGCAGGGTTGATGATGTGGACTCCAAGCTGGTTTGGGGTGATGAATATCTGGACATTGATCGTCCCAGCCACGCTGTTTTTCTTCGGTGCTGGTATGATGTTCCCATTGGCTACTACTGGCGCGATGGAGCCTTTCCCTTATCTGGCGGGTGCGGCGGGCGCATTGGTTGGTGGTATGCAGAACCTGGGTTCAGGCCTGGCGGCCTGGTTTTCCGCTACGTTGCCGCAGACTGGGCAGTTCAGCCTGGGGCTGTTGATGTTCGCCATGGCGCTGTTGATATTGCTGTGCTGGTGGCCGTTATCCAATCGGGTACAGCATCAGGATAATACCAGATAA
- the glpK gene encoding glycerol kinase GlpK — translation MTVEKKYIVALDQGTTSSRAIVLDHDANIVAVSQREFVQIYPKAGWVEHDPLEIWASQSSTMVEVLAKADINTDQIAGIGIANQRETTIVWEKETGKPIYNAIVWQCRRTASICEKLKRDGLETYIHHTTGLVVDPYFSGTKVKWILDNVAGARERAKRGELLFGTVDTWLVWKMTEGQVHVSDYTNASRTMMFNIHELDWDERMLEVLDIPHAMLPKVRPSSEVYGHTNIGGKGGTRIPIAGIAGDQQAALYGQLCVQSGMAKNTYGTGCFLLMNTGKKAVRSHHGLLTTIACGPRGEVNYALEGAVFIGGASIQWLRDELKLFSDAADSEYFATKVKDSNGIYIVPAFTGLGAPYWDPYARGAIFGLTRGVNSNHIIRATLESIAYQTRDVLDAMQADANTRLRSLCVDGGAVTNNFLMQFQADILGIRIKRHEVRESTALGAAFLAGLAIGYWNDLNEVKSKAVIEREFQPSIETTERNYRYSGWKKAVARAQAWEEHD, via the coding sequence ATGACAGTAGAAAAAAAATACATTGTCGCACTCGATCAGGGAACCACCAGTTCACGCGCTATTGTGCTCGATCACGATGCCAACATCGTCGCGGTGTCACAGCGTGAATTCGTGCAAATTTACCCGAAAGCCGGTTGGGTTGAACACGATCCGCTGGAAATCTGGGCGTCACAAAGTTCCACGATGGTAGAAGTGCTGGCGAAGGCCGATATCAACACCGATCAGATCGCCGGTATCGGCATCGCCAATCAACGTGAGACGACCATTGTCTGGGAAAAAGAAACCGGCAAGCCGATCTACAATGCCATCGTCTGGCAATGCCGTCGCACCGCCAGTATCTGCGAGAAACTCAAGCGCGATGGCCTGGAAACATACATCCATCACACCACCGGCTTGGTGGTTGACCCCTATTTCTCCGGCACCAAAGTCAAGTGGATCCTGGACAATGTGGCAGGCGCACGCGAGCGTGCTAAACGCGGCGAACTGCTGTTCGGCACCGTTGACACCTGGCTGGTGTGGAAGATGACCGAGGGGCAGGTGCATGTGTCTGATTACACCAACGCATCGCGCACCATGATGTTCAACATCCACGAGTTGGACTGGGATGAACGCATGCTGGAGGTGCTGGATATTCCCCACGCCATGTTGCCGAAAGTCCGCCCGTCTTCTGAGGTGTACGGCCATACCAACATTGGTGGCAAAGGCGGCACCCGTATTCCTATCGCTGGTATCGCCGGGGATCAACAGGCGGCGCTATATGGCCAGCTATGCGTCCAATCGGGCATGGCGAAAAACACTTACGGCACTGGCTGCTTCCTGCTGATGAACACCGGCAAGAAAGCGGTGCGATCCCACCACGGTTTGCTGACCACCATCGCCTGCGGCCCACGCGGTGAAGTGAACTACGCGCTGGAAGGCGCAGTATTTATCGGCGGTGCGTCAATCCAGTGGCTGCGCGATGAGCTGAAACTGTTCAGCGACGCTGCCGACTCTGAATATTTCGCCACCAAGGTGAAAGACAGCAATGGCATCTACATCGTGCCGGCCTTCACCGGCCTGGGCGCACCTTATTGGGACCCGTATGCACGCGGCGCGATCTTCGGCCTGACTCGCGGCGTCAACAGCAACCACATCATCCGTGCCACACTGGAGTCCATCGCCTATCAGACCCGCGACGTGCTGGACGCCATGCAGGCCGATGCCAACACTCGCCTACGATCGCTGTGCGTGGATGGTGGCGCGGTCACCAACAACTTCCTGATGCAATTCCAGGCTGACATCCTCGGCATCCGCATAAAGCGCCATGAAGTGCGCGAATCGACGGCACTCGGTGCAGCTTTCCTGGCAGGTCTGGCTATCGGCTACTGGAACGATCTGAATGAGGTGAAGAGCAAAGCGGTTATCGAGCGTGAATTCCAGCCCAGCATCGAAACCACCGAGCGCAACTACCGCTATAGCGGCTGGAAAAAAGCGGTGGCGCGCGCTCAAGCATGGGAAGAGCACGACTAA
- a CDS encoding MIP/aquaporin family protein, which translates to MTNQTTKPTLKGQCIAEFLGTSLLIFFGAGCVAALKLADASFSQWEISVIWGLGVAMAIYLTAAISGAHLNPAVTIALWRFACFDGCKVLPYILAQIAGAFCAAALIYGLYYNLFFDFEVAHHMVRGSDESLALAGIFSTYPNPHLSVGQAFLVETVITAILMCLILALTDDGNGIPRGPLAPLLIGALIAIIGASMGPLTGFALNPARDFGPKLLAYLAGWGKVAFTGARDIPYFLVPIFGPIIGASLGTFGYRALIGRHLPCDIGTTKETD; encoded by the coding sequence ATGACGAACCAAACTACCAAGCCAACATTAAAAGGCCAGTGTATCGCGGAGTTTCTTGGCACCAGTCTGTTGATCTTCTTTGGTGCAGGCTGCGTTGCCGCGCTGAAACTGGCGGATGCCAGCTTCAGCCAATGGGAAATCAGCGTCATTTGGGGCTTGGGCGTTGCCATGGCCATTTATCTGACCGCTGCAATCTCCGGCGCACACCTCAACCCGGCTGTTACCATTGCCCTGTGGCGGTTCGCCTGCTTTGATGGATGCAAAGTACTGCCTTATATCCTGGCGCAAATCGCTGGTGCCTTCTGCGCGGCAGCCCTGATCTACGGGCTGTATTACAACTTGTTCTTCGATTTCGAAGTGGCGCACCACATGGTGCGTGGCAGCGATGAAAGCCTGGCTCTCGCTGGCATCTTCTCCACTTACCCTAACCCGCATCTCTCCGTTGGCCAGGCTTTCTTGGTAGAAACGGTGATCACCGCCATCCTGATGTGTTTGATCCTGGCGTTGACCGATGACGGTAATGGCATCCCGCGTGGCCCGCTGGCTCCCCTGCTGATCGGTGCCCTGATTGCCATCATCGGTGCCTCAATGGGGCCATTGACGGGATTTGCGTTGAACCCAGCGCGTGATTTCGGCCCGAAGCTGCTCGCTTATCTAGCTGGCTGGGGCAAAGTGGCTTTCACCGGCGCTCGTGACATCCCGTACTTCCTGGTGCCGATCTTTGGCCCAATCATCGGCGCAAGTCTGGGCACCTTCGGCTACCGTGCGCTGATTGGCCGCCACCTGCCTTGCGATATCGGCACCACGAAAGAAACAGATTGA
- the zapB gene encoding cell division protein ZapB, producing MSFEVFEKLEAKVQQAIDTITLLQMEIEELKEKNIALTQEVQAASGNHESLLRENQQLKEEQLVWQDRLRTLLGKMEEV from the coding sequence ATGTCATTTGAAGTATTTGAGAAATTGGAAGCAAAAGTTCAGCAGGCGATTGATACTATCACCTTGTTGCAGATGGAAATTGAAGAGCTGAAAGAAAAAAATATCGCTCTGACGCAGGAAGTTCAAGCAGCCTCCGGTAACCATGAATCTTTGCTGCGCGAGAACCAACAACTGAAAGAAGAGCAGCTTGTATGGCAAGATCGCCTACGCACCCTGCTGGGGAAAATGGAAGAAGTTTGA